Proteins from one Gemmatimonadaceae bacterium genomic window:
- a CDS encoding (2Fe-2S) ferredoxin domain-containing protein, producing MSDSLHRMEPYARHVLVCVGGFCSPDQRGRELYQLLPSLLQREGLLFGPTRVKRGETPCLGVCSGGPIVVVYPDGVWYGQVTPALLERIVTEHLRGGRVVEEAVIHRL from the coding sequence ATGAGCGATAGCTTACACCGCATGGAGCCGTATGCGCGACATGTCCTCGTCTGCGTCGGGGGATTCTGCTCGCCCGACCAGCGCGGGCGCGAGCTCTACCAATTGCTCCCGTCGCTGTTGCAGCGGGAAGGCTTGCTGTTCGGCCCGACGCGCGTCAAGCGCGGCGAGACTCCGTGCCTCGGCGTGTGCAGCGGTGGCCCGATCGTGGTCGTGTACCCGGACGGCGTCTGGTACGGCCAGGTGACGCCGGCGCTGCTCGAGCGGATCGTCACCGAGCATCTGCGCGGCGGCCGCGTCGTCGAGGAGGCGGTGATCCACCGGCTGTGA
- a CDS encoding sulfurtransferase yields MTETDRAIAAKGYAHPDALVSTEWLAAHLDDPKIRIIESDEDVLLYDTGHIPGAFKVDWHTDLNDALVRDYVSREQFQALVRSMGIDDSTTVIFYGDKNNWWAAYAFWVFRLFGFENAKLLDGGRMKWEQENRPMSTDRPRAVTGSSYTAKERSDAPIRAFMDDVRRHVQTKGKLIDVRSPDEFSGKKLHMPEYPQEGALRGGHIPGAKSVPWARAANPDGTFKSADELRAIYEQECGLTAKDDVIAYCRIGERSSHTWFVLHYLLGYDRVRNYDGSWTEWGNAVRVPIEK; encoded by the coding sequence ATGACGGAAACCGATCGCGCGATCGCCGCAAAGGGATATGCGCATCCCGACGCGTTGGTGAGCACCGAGTGGCTTGCCGCGCACCTCGACGATCCGAAGATTCGCATCATCGAAAGCGATGAGGATGTGCTGCTGTACGATACGGGGCACATTCCGGGCGCCTTCAAGGTCGATTGGCACACCGACCTGAACGACGCCCTGGTGCGCGACTATGTCTCGCGCGAACAATTCCAGGCGCTCGTTCGCTCCATGGGCATCGACGACTCGACGACCGTCATCTTCTACGGCGACAAGAACAACTGGTGGGCGGCGTACGCGTTCTGGGTATTTCGATTGTTCGGCTTCGAGAACGCCAAGCTGCTCGACGGCGGACGAATGAAGTGGGAGCAGGAGAATCGCCCCATGAGCACAGACCGGCCGCGCGCCGTCACGGGCTCGAGCTACACGGCGAAGGAGCGCAGCGACGCGCCGATTCGCGCCTTCATGGACGACGTCCGCCGACACGTGCAGACGAAAGGCAAGCTGATCGACGTTCGCTCGCCCGATGAATTCTCCGGCAAGAAGCTGCACATGCCCGAGTACCCACAGGAGGGCGCGCTGCGCGGCGGCCACATTCCCGGCGCGAAGAGCGTTCCGTGGGCGCGCGCCGCCAATCCCGACGGCACCTTCAAGTCGGCCGACGAGCTGCGCGCGATTTACGAGCAGGAGTGCGGTCTCACAGCCAAGGACGACGTGATCGCGTACTGCCGCATCGGCGAGCGCTCGAGTCACACCTGGTTCGTGCTGCACTATCTGCTCGGCTACGACCGGGTGCGAAACTACGACGGCAGTTGGACCGAATGGGGCAACGCCGTGCGCGTCCCGATCGAGAAATAA
- a CDS encoding zf-HC2 domain-containing protein — translation MPDTNTKPIPDECMAVLRHVWDYLDGRMTPAAAQALRDHVARCPQCLDYQLFQQSYLVAMQRLRVRNAAPWHVRARVLVTLAKAG, via the coding sequence ATGCCTGATACGAATACCAAGCCGATACCCGACGAATGCATGGCCGTGCTTCGGCACGTGTGGGACTACCTTGACGGCCGAATGACTCCGGCCGCGGCGCAGGCCCTGCGCGATCACGTCGCGCGCTGCCCGCAGTGCCTGGACTACCAGCTCTTTCAGCAGAGTTATCTGGTGGCCATGCAGCGCCTGCGCGTTCGGAATGCCGCGCCGTGGCACGTGCGCGCGCGCGTGCTGGTGACGCTGGCGAAGGCCGGTTAA
- a CDS encoding OsmC family protein, translating into MDNPANSASTSSASPAAEGPKPAVITRSEVTWRGERLFDAGPAGRQHRIDAGAKEAPGPVETLLSAVATCSSVDIIDILAKRKTPIERLSVQLAGERRGDYPRRLMKLDIEFRVDGVGIEREQAERAIELSFTRYCSVACSLAPDIVVNAALTLNGENFPARRLQIWTPSTANNGS; encoded by the coding sequence ATGGATAATCCAGCGAATTCGGCGTCAACGTCGTCCGCGTCACCAGCGGCCGAGGGGCCCAAGCCGGCCGTCATCACGCGCAGTGAAGTCACGTGGCGCGGCGAACGGCTCTTCGACGCCGGCCCCGCGGGGCGTCAGCATCGCATCGATGCCGGCGCGAAGGAAGCGCCGGGTCCGGTGGAAACGCTGCTCAGCGCCGTCGCGACCTGCTCGAGCGTCGACATCATCGACATTCTCGCCAAGCGAAAAACGCCGATCGAGCGACTGAGCGTTCAGCTGGCGGGCGAGCGGCGCGGCGACTATCCGCGGCGGCTGATGAAGCTCGACATCGAGTTCCGCGTCGACGGCGTCGGCATCGAGCGCGAGCAGGCCGAGCGTGCGATCGAGCTGTCGTTCACGCGGTACTGCTCGGTGGCGTGTTCGCTGGCGCCGGACATCGTCGTGAACGCTGCCTTGACGCTCAACGGAGAGAATTTTCCGGCGCGACGGCTGCAGATCTGGACGCCGTCGACCGCGAACAACGGCAGTTAA
- a CDS encoding HNH endonuclease → MKRSGIFERDEYRCVYCGTQFDASELTLDHVHARVKGGDRSEGNLVTACGACNTLKGHRRLSVFLHENASARENFRRYAVHVWPRLMRLLNEELAELDAKKP, encoded by the coding sequence TTGAAACGAAGCGGAATCTTCGAGCGCGACGAATACCGATGCGTCTACTGCGGAACGCAGTTCGACGCGAGCGAGCTCACCCTGGACCACGTACACGCCCGCGTGAAGGGTGGCGATCGCTCGGAGGGCAACTTAGTGACGGCGTGCGGGGCCTGCAACACGCTGAAGGGCCACCGCCGGCTCAGCGTCTTTCTCCATGAGAATGCCTCGGCGCGCGAGAATTTTCGGCGCTACGCGGTGCACGTGTGGCCCCGGCTCATGCGTCTGCTGAACGAGGAGCTGGCCGAGCTCGATGCGAAGAAACCTTAG
- a CDS encoding energy transducer TonB, with amino-acid sequence MMHVWKQSYARRTPVAPASIVSAAVHALLIGMWIVGTQPAAGLDRDSLANRIFYIPPPDRPPLVRGSRETVHYITLSPGVGDGPGEASIDARRPITPIERSPEAGTPKRDSVPAETPGNNDTKTDSVFTVLQVDTAVARSQSSAAPAYPLELLSKHIEGAVIARYVVDTTGFADVKSFEVMEASNPGFVDAVREALPYMRFSPAKIGTQKVRQLVEQRFGFRIAPSVSASVKPD; translated from the coding sequence ATGATGCACGTCTGGAAGCAGTCGTACGCTCGACGCACTCCCGTTGCGCCGGCGAGCATCGTCAGTGCCGCCGTCCACGCCCTGTTGATCGGTATGTGGATCGTCGGTACGCAGCCGGCCGCCGGACTCGACCGCGACAGTTTGGCGAATCGCATCTTCTATATTCCGCCGCCGGACCGGCCGCCGCTCGTGCGTGGATCGCGCGAAACGGTGCACTACATCACGCTCTCGCCTGGCGTCGGCGACGGACCGGGTGAAGCAAGCATCGACGCACGTCGGCCCATCACGCCGATCGAGCGGTCGCCCGAGGCAGGCACTCCCAAGCGCGACTCGGTGCCCGCGGAAACGCCCGGCAACAACGACACGAAAACGGATTCGGTGTTCACGGTGCTTCAGGTCGACACCGCCGTCGCGCGGTCGCAGAGCAGCGCGGCGCCGGCGTATCCGCTCGAGCTGCTCAGCAAGCATATCGAGGGCGCGGTGATCGCTCGCTACGTCGTCGATACCACCGGCTTCGCCGACGTCAAGTCGTTCGAGGTGATGGAAGCGTCGAATCCCGGCTTCGTCGACGCGGTGCGCGAGGCGCTGCCCTACATGCGATTCAGCCCCGCCAAGATCGGCACGCAAAAAGTTCGGCAGCTCGTGGAGCAGCGCTTCGGCTTTCGCATCGCACCATCGGTCAGCGCGTCGGTCAAGCCCGACTGA
- a CDS encoding ATP-binding protein, whose protein sequence is MDRQTDPKIDELKAALARSEARYNALVGRGGYGAYRSSADGRFLEANATLAAMLGYASVDELMTLDLSRDVYLDPEERGRLMRRPTAMRGYPDWIETRWKRRDGSPITVRLAVRPELDANGELDTFDGIVEDVTERQRQDELLRRTERMATIGTTLAGVAHELNNPLAAIMGFAQLLLKKPWPAEDRAALDTINHEAIRSATIVKDLLAMARKRDVERRVRTDVNDVVGYIVRTRRYSLETAGISFMLDLDPTLPMVNGDRAQLEQVILNLINNAEQALRARMDTPHITGVGHVRIRTRHDARDVIIEVEDDGPGIPESARSKIWDPFWTTKEEGEGTGLGLAVVHGIIVEHGGTISFENAPTSGARFVIRLPIATETIMPASSGQASRPLDVLVVDPGASDLLFVERFLTSRGHAVINASNGELALRLSEQTTFDAVVCDARLLTRDGTPVATLLRGTSGCAEARFVLSAEAPLEDLRLPTPIEGAAFVARPYDVEELRRLIEGD, encoded by the coding sequence ATGGACCGCCAAACCGACCCCAAAATCGACGAGTTGAAGGCGGCCCTCGCACGCAGCGAAGCGCGGTACAACGCGCTCGTCGGGCGTGGGGGATACGGCGCCTACCGCTCGTCCGCCGACGGGCGTTTTCTCGAGGCGAATGCGACCCTCGCCGCGATGCTTGGCTACGCGAGCGTCGACGAGCTCATGACGCTCGACCTGTCGCGTGACGTGTACCTCGATCCCGAAGAGCGCGGCCGCCTGATGCGACGACCCACGGCCATGCGCGGCTATCCCGACTGGATCGAAACGCGATGGAAGCGGCGCGACGGCAGCCCGATCACCGTGCGTCTCGCCGTCCGTCCGGAACTGGACGCGAACGGCGAGCTCGACACGTTCGACGGCATCGTCGAGGACGTGACCGAACGACAGCGACAGGACGAATTGCTGCGGCGCACCGAGCGAATGGCGACGATCGGCACCACGCTCGCCGGTGTCGCGCACGAGTTGAACAATCCCCTCGCGGCGATCATGGGCTTCGCGCAATTGCTGCTCAAGAAGCCGTGGCCGGCGGAAGATCGGGCCGCGCTCGACACGATCAACCACGAAGCGATCCGATCGGCCACGATCGTGAAGGACCTGCTCGCGATGGCGCGCAAGCGCGACGTCGAACGCCGTGTCCGCACCGACGTCAATGACGTCGTCGGCTACATCGTACGCACGCGCCGCTATTCGCTCGAGACGGCGGGCATCAGCTTCATGCTCGATCTCGATCCGACGCTGCCCATGGTCAACGGCGATCGCGCGCAGCTCGAGCAAGTCATTCTCAATCTCATCAACAACGCGGAGCAGGCCTTGCGTGCGCGCATGGACACGCCGCACATCACCGGCGTCGGCCACGTGCGCATTCGCACGCGCCACGACGCGCGCGACGTCATCATCGAGGTCGAGGACGACGGTCCTGGCATTCCCGAGTCGGCGCGCTCCAAGATCTGGGATCCGTTCTGGACGACGAAGGAGGAAGGAGAAGGCACGGGACTCGGGCTCGCGGTGGTGCACGGCATCATCGTCGAGCATGGCGGCACCATCTCGTTCGAGAATGCGCCGACGTCGGGCGCGCGCTTCGTCATTCGTTTGCCGATCGCGACGGAAACGATCATGCCGGCGTCGTCCGGCCAGGCCTCGCGCCCGCTCGACGTGCTCGTGGTCGATCCCGGCGCATCGGACCTGCTGTTCGTTGAACGATTCCTCACCTCGCGCGGGCACGCCGTGATCAACGCGAGCAACGGCGAGCTCGCGCTGCGATTATCGGAACAGACGACGTTCGACGCCGTCGTGTGCGACGCACGCCTTCTCACGCGCGACGGGACACCTGTCGCGACGCTGCTGCGCGGCACGTCGGGGTGTGCCGAGGCGCGCTTCGTTCTCTCGGCGGAAGCGCCGCTCGAGGATTTGCGCCTGCCCACGCCGATCGAGGGCGCAGCGTTCGTCGCGCGTCCGTACGACGTCGAAGAGCTGCGTCGATTGATCGAGGGCGATTGA
- a CDS encoding sigma-70 family RNA polymerase sigma factor, which produces MHTVETAFEKEALPWIDDVYRFALSLTRDESDADDVVQDTYLRAYRSWHTYMPGSDCRRWLFTICRNVFLRSRERARPTVELEAADVDSAAAGSVYATAVREGYEDVFARLDLAPAISDALTNVPEPFRSTLIIVDVEDQSYESAAEMLGVPIGTVRSRLFRGRRLMQEQLLTYAMDAGFGARSSVALVEQRLNA; this is translated from the coding sequence ATGCATACCGTTGAAACCGCATTCGAGAAGGAAGCGCTTCCGTGGATCGATGATGTCTATCGGTTCGCGCTTTCACTGACTCGCGACGAGAGCGACGCTGACGATGTCGTACAGGACACTTATCTGCGCGCCTATCGGTCGTGGCATACGTACATGCCGGGAAGTGATTGTCGTCGTTGGCTTTTCACGATTTGTCGCAACGTGTTCCTGCGCTCACGCGAGCGCGCGCGGCCGACCGTCGAGCTCGAGGCAGCCGACGTGGATTCGGCGGCGGCGGGGTCGGTGTACGCGACCGCCGTGCGGGAAGGGTACGAGGACGTGTTCGCGCGTCTCGACCTGGCGCCCGCGATCAGCGATGCCCTCACGAACGTTCCGGAACCATTCCGCTCCACGCTGATTATTGTGGACGTGGAAGATCAATCGTATGAGTCGGCCGCCGAGATGCTCGGTGTGCCGATTGGTACGGTGCGGTCTCGGTTGTTCAGAGGGCGACGACTGATGCAGGAGCAATTGCTCACCTACGCCATGGACGCGGGCTTCGGCGCGCGAAGTTCCGTGGCGTTGGTCGAGCAGCGACTAAATGCCTGA
- a CDS encoding LytTR family DNA-binding domain-containing protein yields MLTAIVADDEKLARRRLVRLIEETGDAEVVAACAGGREAVEQVVTLQPSLLFLDVQMPDLDGFGVLRELAGKASPATVFVTAFDQYAVRAFEVHAVDYLLKPFDTARFRDAFERAKERVTLRSKSGGSAEDERMRALLADYIASVQPAARPSLDRVAVRADGVLKVIRTSDVDWLETEGNYLRLHVGTANYLLRMTAAALEPQLDPRAFIRIHRRYIVNVDRIVEVQPWFAGDAIAILRTGAKIRVSRTYRERLHSRLGARGDADAG; encoded by the coding sequence ATGCTGACCGCCATCGTTGCCGACGACGAGAAGCTCGCCCGCCGCCGCCTGGTGCGCTTGATCGAGGAGACGGGCGATGCCGAGGTGGTCGCGGCATGCGCCGGTGGCCGCGAGGCCGTCGAACAGGTCGTGACGCTTCAACCGTCGCTCTTGTTTCTCGACGTGCAGATGCCCGACCTCGACGGATTCGGCGTCTTGCGCGAGCTCGCCGGAAAAGCCTCGCCCGCGACAGTCTTTGTCACGGCGTTCGATCAGTACGCCGTGCGCGCATTCGAGGTGCATGCCGTTGACTATTTGCTCAAGCCGTTCGACACGGCGCGTTTCCGTGACGCGTTCGAGCGCGCGAAGGAGCGCGTCACCCTGCGCAGCAAGAGCGGCGGCTCGGCCGAGGATGAGCGTATGCGCGCGCTGCTGGCGGACTATATCGCGAGCGTGCAGCCGGCAGCGCGTCCGTCGCTCGACCGCGTCGCGGTGCGCGCCGACGGCGTCCTCAAAGTGATCCGCACGAGCGACGTCGATTGGCTGGAGACCGAGGGCAACTATCTGCGCCTGCACGTCGGCACCGCGAACTACCTGCTGCGCATGACCGCGGCGGCCCTCGAGCCGCAGCTCGATCCGCGCGCGTTCATTCGCATTCACCGGCGGTACATCGTGAACGTCGATCGAATCGTCGAAGTGCAGCCGTGGTTCGCGGGCGACGCGATCGCGATTCTGCGGACCGGTGCGAAGATTCGCGTCTCGCGCACGTACCGCGAGCGCCTGCACTCGCGGCTCGGCGCGCGCGGCGACGCGGACGCCGGTTGA
- a CDS encoding alpha/beta hydrolase, which produces MTETITIDGLIVLRALPAHAKSAAPRSVLFVHGYFAEASVWEEWLPFFAERGFAAYAVELRGRRGSRPATVLGDVSIEDFVNDARTVAGTLGKPAVVGHSMGGLIAQLLAADDAVSAAALIAPAPPRGIPLFVPGLLLKQLKYVPAMLRSRVVRPAREDLRQIVMNRLSRDAQNSFLEKLHADSGRAGRQMSMTGVPVDAARVHCPIRVFTASDDRFIPPRIVKRIAHRYGVEAEMLEGHGHAVIIEPGWQALAETIVEWLQRSS; this is translated from the coding sequence ATGACTGAAACGATCACGATCGACGGCCTCATCGTCCTGCGCGCGCTGCCCGCGCATGCCAAGAGCGCCGCGCCCCGCAGCGTGCTCTTCGTACACGGCTATTTCGCGGAAGCGAGCGTGTGGGAAGAGTGGCTGCCATTCTTTGCCGAGCGTGGATTCGCGGCGTATGCCGTCGAGCTGCGCGGGCGTCGTGGAAGCCGCCCGGCGACCGTCCTCGGCGACGTCTCGATTGAGGATTTTGTGAACGACGCGCGGACGGTCGCCGGCACACTCGGCAAGCCCGCCGTCGTTGGGCACTCGATGGGCGGGCTCATCGCGCAACTGCTCGCCGCCGACGATGCGGTGAGCGCCGCGGCGCTGATCGCGCCCGCGCCGCCGCGTGGGATTCCCTTGTTCGTGCCTGGCCTCTTGCTCAAGCAGCTGAAGTACGTGCCGGCGATGCTGCGGTCGCGAGTCGTGCGGCCGGCGCGGGAGGACTTGCGCCAGATCGTGATGAATCGCCTGTCGCGCGACGCGCAGAACAGTTTCCTCGAAAAGCTGCACGCCGACAGCGGCCGCGCGGGACGTCAGATGTCGATGACCGGTGTGCCTGTCGATGCCGCGCGCGTCCATTGTCCGATTCGGGTCTTTACCGCGAGCGACGACCGCTTCATTCCGCCGCGTATCGTGAAGCGCATCGCACATCGTTATGGTGTCGAGGCAGAAATGCTCGAGGGGCACGGGCACGCGGTGATCATCGAGCCGGGATGGCAGGCACTCGCCGAAACGATCGTGGAGTGGCTTCAGCGGTCATCCTGA
- a CDS encoding TerC family protein — MLHTSIWFWVGFIAFVLAMLSLDLGVFHRTPHVVRPKEAGIWVAVWVSLALLFAVGLYFLENRHIALTFLTGYVIEEALSADNIFVMVLIFEYFRVPKASQHRVLFYGILGALIMRGLFILAGTALIHHFQWVMYVFGAVLVFTGIRMAFTKSEEFDGENNRIVKLVRRVMPVSRDYRGSHFFTVENGKRLATPLLLVLVLIEVTDLIFAIDSIPAIFGVTTHSFIVFTSNIFAVMGLRSMYFLLAAVVDRFHLLKYGLAVILSFVGFKMLTEHFFRIDITLSLAVILGVLAVSIVASLIWTRNEPPKAGTEGR; from the coding sequence ATGCTCCACACGTCGATCTGGTTCTGGGTCGGATTCATCGCGTTCGTGCTCGCGATGCTCTCGCTCGACCTTGGCGTCTTTCATCGCACGCCGCACGTTGTCCGGCCAAAGGAGGCCGGCATCTGGGTCGCCGTGTGGGTCTCGCTGGCGCTGCTCTTCGCGGTCGGCTTGTACTTCCTCGAAAACCGCCACATCGCGCTGACGTTTCTCACGGGCTACGTCATCGAAGAGGCGCTGAGCGCCGACAACATCTTCGTGATGGTACTCATCTTCGAGTACTTCCGTGTGCCGAAGGCAAGCCAGCATCGCGTGCTCTTCTACGGCATCCTCGGCGCGCTGATCATGCGCGGCTTGTTCATTCTGGCCGGCACGGCGCTGATTCACCATTTCCAGTGGGTGATGTACGTCTTCGGGGCGGTGCTGGTGTTCACCGGCATCCGCATGGCGTTCACGAAGAGCGAAGAGTTCGACGGAGAGAACAACCGCATCGTGAAGCTCGTGCGGCGCGTGATGCCCGTGTCACGCGACTATCGCGGCAGCCACTTCTTCACCGTCGAGAACGGCAAGCGGCTCGCGACGCCGCTGCTGCTGGTGCTCGTGTTGATCGAGGTGACGGACCTGATCTTCGCGATCGATTCGATTCCCGCCATCTTCGGCGTGACGACGCACTCCTTCATCGTGTTCACGTCGAACATCTTCGCGGTGATGGGCCTCCGCTCGATGTACTTCCTGCTCGCCGCGGTCGTCGATCGTTTTCACCTGCTCAAGTACGGCCTGGCGGTGATTCTGTCGTTCGTCGGGTTCAAGATGCTGACCGAGCACTTTTTCCGGATCGACATCACGCTGTCGTTGGCGGTGATCCTCGGCGTGCTGGCCGTATCGATCGTCGCGTCGTTGATCTGGACTCGAAATGAGCCGCCGAAGGCGGGCACCGAGGGACGGTAG